A genomic segment from Triticum dicoccoides isolate Atlit2015 ecotype Zavitan chromosome 1A, WEW_v2.0, whole genome shotgun sequence encodes:
- the LOC119313070 gene encoding leucine-rich repeat protein 1-like — translation MAPKAAGARVPLAVTVFMAVVTTMLLQPAAAGLYGDRDALMALRRGLQDPDGALYTWIPEVSPCSNWSHVTCNGQANRVTEIVIGFVNLTGPLSPELGKLDQLTKLWISYTNIQGTIPEELGNLENLNTMHLHNNSLSGQIPASLAKLKSLKQLHLQQNRLTGPIPSELDGLSDQTSVNLSNNDLCGPIPTDGPFKNINSSLADNPRLGSNC, via the exons ATGGCGCCCAAGGCGGCCGGAGCCCGAGTGCCCCTGGCGGTGACCGTCTTCATGGCGGTCGTGACGACCATGCTGCTGCAGCCCGCGGCGGCTGGCCTGTACGGCGACCGTGACGCGCTCATGGCCCTGCGGAGAGGCCTACAGGACCCTGACGGCGCGCTGTATACCTGGATCCCGGAGGTGAGCCCCTGCAGCAACTGGTCCCACGTCACCTGCAACGGCCAGGCCAACCGCGTCACCGAGAT AGTAATCGGCTTTGTGAACCTGACCGGACCTCTGTCGCCGGAGCTGGGCAAGCTGGACCAGCTAACCAAACT GTGGATTTCGTACACCAATATCCAAGGAACGATCCCTGAAGAGCTGGGCAACTTGGAGAACCTGAACACCATGCACCTGCACAACAACAGCCTCTCGGGGCAGATACCTGCATCGCTCGCGAAACTCAAGTCTCTGAAACAGCT GCACCTTCAACAGAACCGCTTGACCGGCCCGATCCCCAGCGAGCTGGATGGGCTGTCCGACCAGACGAGCGT TAATCTGTCAAACAACGATCTGTGCGGCCCGATTCCGACGGATGGTCCCTTCAAGAACATCAATTCCAGCCTCGCCGACAACCCGCGGCTGGGCAGCAACTGCTAG